In Mercurialis annua linkage group LG5, ddMerAnnu1.2, whole genome shotgun sequence, a single genomic region encodes these proteins:
- the LOC126681952 gene encoding uncharacterized protein LOC126681952 — protein sequence MNVEGPTAISEPSISCLTSGLQPLVEFLPFEYRGRDVGYHGRDRVLFSTNLSFLLEDSRHMVLDGYVAPTQELNGAIIPWPRKDWTKDQVLANALNRKAICVIISSLCREEQGRVQHCTTAHDMWKILENYHEGTVQVKNKKVELLIGEYEGFKNKPNETVTETTNRLFGITTNLKKLGKHYTLGEINGKILRSLPLLDWQPKITAIEESHDIRNLRTDELIGNLLLHEMTYMKEI from the exons ATGAACGTTGAAGGTCCAACGGCTATATCAGAGCCCTCCATCAGTTGCTTGACAAGTGGCCTTCAACCATTGGTTGAATTCCTGCCATTTGAATATCGCGGGCGCGACGTAGggtatcacgggcgcgacaggGTGCTTTTCAGCACAAACTTGAGTTTTCTTCTAGAAGATTCAAGG CATATGGTTCTTGATGGTTATGTGGCTCCTACTCAAGAGTTGAATGGTGCTATTATACCTTGGCCAAGAAAAGATTGGACCAAGGATCAAGTTCTAGCTAATGCTCTCAACCGGAAGGCTATTTGTGTGATCATTTCATCTTTGTGTAGAGAAGAGCAAGGAAGGGTTCAACATTGCACAACGGCTCATGATATGTGGAAGATTCTTGAGAACTACCATGAAGGAACGGTTCAAGTAAAGAACAAGAAGGTTGAGCTTCTCATTGGAGAATATGAAGGGTTCAAGAACAAGCCAAATGAGACCGTCACCGAGACTACCAATAGACTTTTTGGCATTACCACCAATCTCAAGAAGCTTGGTAAGCACTATACTCTTGGTGAAATCAATGGCAAAATTCTTCGTTCATTGCCTCTCCTTGATTGGCAACCGAAGATAACCGCCATTGAGGAATCACATGACATAAGGAATTTGAGAACCGATGAGCTTATCGGAAACCTACTTCTTCATGAGATGACCTACATGAAGGAAATTTAA